CCATGCTAGCATACAACCAGGAGCCTGAAGCTTGCTGGGAATGCTATTCCTGCGTAAAGATCTGCCCTCAGGGCGCCATTGAAGCCCGCCCCTACGGAGACTTTGCTCCCATGGGCGGTACCTCCATTCCAATGCGCAGCGGCTCCGACATTATGTGGACCGTTCAGTTCCGCAATGGAAACATCAAGCGCTTCAAGTTCCCCATCAGGACCACTGAAGAAGGCTCGATCAAGCCTTACGAAGGAAAGCCTGAACCAGGTAATCTTGAAGATGAATTGCTTTTCACTGAAAAAGAGCTGGCAAAGCCCAAAGAGGTTCTTGGCAAGAAGTTTGAAATTGATCAGCCCGAGTTTACTCAGTGCTGGTTTGAGCCTACTTGCGAAGCACCCAAAGATTAGTTCCCAACCAAA
This genomic window from Desulfonatronovibrio hydrogenovorans DSM 9292 contains:
- the aprB gene encoding adenylyl-sulfate reductase subunit beta — translated: MPTFVNPEKCDGCKGGEKTACMYICPNDLMILDPEAMLAYNQEPEACWECYSCVKICPQGAIEARPYGDFAPMGGTSIPMRSGSDIMWTVQFRNGNIKRFKFPIRTTEEGSIKPYEGKPEPGNLEDELLFTEKELAKPKEVLGKKFEIDQPEFTQCWFEPTCEAPKD